A region of Lagenorhynchus albirostris chromosome 20, mLagAlb1.1, whole genome shotgun sequence DNA encodes the following proteins:
- the RPL26 gene encoding large ribosomal subunit protein uL24 encodes MKFNPFVTSDRSKNRKRHFNAPSHIRRKIMSSPLSKELRQKYNVRSMPIRKDDEVQVVRGHYKGQQIGKVVQVYRKKYVIYIERVQREKANGTTVHVGIHPSKVVITRLKLDKDRKKILERKAKSRQVGKEKGKYKEETIEKMQE; translated from the exons ATGAAGTTCAATCCCTTTGTGACTTCTGACCGAAGCAAGAACCGGAAAAGGCATTTCAATGCGCCTTCCCACATTCGCAGGAAAATTATGTCTTCCCCTCTTTCTAAAGAGCTGAGACAGAAGTACAATGTCCGATCCATGCCCATCCGGAAGGATGATGAAGTTCAG GTTGTACGAGGGCACTACAAAGGGCAGCAAATTGGCAAAGTAGTCCAGGTTTACAGGAAGAAGTATGTCATCTACATTGAACGAGTGCAGCGGGAGAAGGCTAATGGCACAACTGTCCACGTGGGCATTCACCCCAGCAAG GTGGTTATCACCAGACTAAAACTGGACAAAGACCGCAAAAAGATCCTCGAACGTAAAGCCAAGTCTCGCCAAGTAGGGAAGGAAAAGGGCAAATATAAGGAAGAAACAATTGAGAAGATGCAGGAATGA
- the KRBA2 gene encoding KRAB-A domain-containing protein 2 codes for MMPQRAGNDPPGVSNPSEMEKEISNMREKFLISVTKLVESKSYNSKVFSKEKYFQTIKEVKEAKEKGRKSSRDYRRAAKYDVISVQGTEKLIEATHGERDRIRYYVHKEELFDILHDTHLSIGHGGRTRMLKELQGKYGNVTKEVIVLYLTLCKQCHQKNPVSKRGLAPKPMPFKDIDSRCQVEILDMQSNADGEFRFILYYQDHLTKFIILRPLKAKEAHEVVSVLLDIFTILGTPTMLESDSGLEFTNQVVNELNEVWPDLKIVPGKYHPGQGQGSLERASRDVKSMLSAWMQSHHSHHWAEGLRFMQLVRNQAFDVSLQQSPYEAMFGCKAKFGLYSSHLPRETVSVLQTEEELEIAEEQLESSLWIRQEERAEVGADRSDMDEDVNSTPPKAAEPSTSQGAPGLFCW; via the coding sequence ATGATGCCACAGAGAGCTGGAAATGATCCCCCTGGGGTTTCAAATCCaagtgaaatggaaaaggagataaGTAACATGAGAGAAAAGTTTCTCATCAGCGTGACAAAGTTAGTGGAAAGCAAAAGTTACAACAGCAaggtattttccaaagaaaagtaCTTTCAAACAATAAaggaagtgaaagaagctaaggagaaggggaggaagtcATCACGTGATTATCGCCGTGCAGCAAAATATGATGTGATCTCTGTACAAGGCACAGAGAAACTAATAGAGGCTACTCATGGAGAACGAGATCGAATACGGTATTATGTACACAAGGAAGAGCTGTTTGACATTCTTCATGACACACATCTCAGTATTGGCCATGGCGGGCGGACGCGCATGCTCAAGGAGCTTCAAGGAAAATATGGGAACGTCACCAAAGAAGTCATTGTCTTATATCTGACTCTGTGTAAACAGTGCCACCAGAAGAACCCAGTATCCAAGAGAGGCCTCGCACCCAAGCCCATGCCATTTAAGGACATTGACTCCAGATGCCAAGTTGAAATCCTTGACATGCAGTCAAATGCTGATGGTGAGTTCAGGTTTATTTTGTATTACCAGGACCACTTGACCAAGTTTATTATTTTACGGCCATTAAAAGCCAAAGAGGCCCATGAGGTGGTCTCTGTCCTGTTGGATATTTTCACAATTCTTGGTACACCCACAATGTTAGAATCTGACAGTGGCTTGGAGTTCACAAACCAGGTTGTCAATGAGCTCAATGAGGTATGGCCAGACCTAAAGATTGTCCCTGGTAAGTACCACCCTGGCCAAGGCCAGGGCTCCCTGGAGCGAGCAAGCCGTGATGTCAAGAGCATGCTAAGTGCCTGGATGCAGAGTCACCATTCGCATCACTGGGCTGAAGGCCTGCGATTCATGCAGCTGGTGAGGAATCAGGCCTTTGATGTTTCCTTGCAGCAAAGTCCATATGAGGCGATGTTTGGTTGTAAAGCCAAATTTGGACTCTATTCCTCACACTTACCCCGGGAAACTGTGTCTGTTTTACAAACAGAAGAAGAACTAGAAATTGCTGAAGAACAGCTAGAAAGCAGCCTTTGGATCAGGCAGGAAGAAAGAGCTGAGGTCGGAGCAGACCGATCTGACATGGACGAGGACGTCAATTCCACTCCTCCTAAAGCTGCAGAGCCCAGCACCTCCCAAGGGGCCCCAGGTCTCTTCTGCTGGTGA